Proteins encoded together in one Marinithermus hydrothermalis DSM 14884 window:
- a CDS encoding ABC transporter permease yields the protein MAAPRARSRSWIAALIAASALLALPFGRSDRAFWPLEYAYALWNLNHPLLWLPLAAALAALIASLTPLPTPRRGTLLTLLGALGTVSGAAWLVASGTPFGFGALLGLAALVVVTGHGLSASGRVHGDAFIASSILFAALFVLLFILYPLFTVLREAVVIDGGFTLAKVRKTLTSPLFLLVENPYTPLSEARMVALATAASALLAGLWTARTRPGPFRVALAASAGGVLGLLAGLTIWARGALPTSLLVAAIVAPTSTLIGLAFALLGQRSRSRLIRRALGVVGLLPIITPPFVLAFAMIFLFGRRGLVTHQLLDLSTNAIFGVIGVSLAQILAYSPIAYLVLRGTVESLDPALEEAAHTLGAGRWHLFRTVTWPLLKPGLAAAFLLTVIESLADFGNPIILGGDRGYLATEVFLALTGRYDPHEAAVYGTVLLFLVLTLFFIQRAWLGRTSFITVTGRPTSGRFTPLPPLLEGALQAVFLAWAALVFALYGAVIFGSFVKLWGVDNTFTLQHYQAFVQVGLPVVLYTARVAAISAVLATLVGFIIAYLISRQRFLGRGLVEFGSMLSFATPGTVMGVAYILAFNTGPWLLTATQTILVLALVFRNMPVAIRSTIAGLAQIDPSLDEASTTLRASSSTTLRRVLFPLLVAPLLAGVIFAFVRGMTAISQVIFLVSPGNLLATVLLLGWVEYGNLGRAAAMGTVLIVSMLLVILLLLRLTRGVGVREIGGVP from the coding sequence GTGGCCGCCCCCAGGGCCCGCTCAAGATCGTGGATCGCCGCGCTGATTGCGGCCAGCGCGCTCCTCGCGCTGCCCTTCGGCCGCTCGGACCGGGCGTTCTGGCCGCTGGAGTACGCCTACGCCCTCTGGAATCTGAACCACCCCCTGTTGTGGCTGCCCCTCGCCGCGGCCCTCGCCGCCCTTATCGCGAGCCTCACCCCCCTCCCCACCCCCCGCCGCGGCACGCTCCTCACCCTTCTGGGCGCCCTGGGCACCGTCTCCGGCGCGGCGTGGCTCGTCGCGAGCGGCACGCCCTTCGGGTTCGGCGCGCTCTTGGGCCTCGCCGCGCTCGTCGTCGTCACCGGCCACGGCCTGAGCGCCTCCGGCCGGGTGCACGGCGACGCCTTCATCGCGAGCAGCATCCTCTTCGCCGCGCTGTTCGTGCTCCTCTTCATCCTGTACCCCCTCTTCACCGTGCTGCGCGAAGCGGTCGTGATCGACGGGGGCTTCACCCTGGCCAAGGTGCGCAAGACCCTCACCAGCCCCCTCTTCCTCCTGGTGGAGAACCCCTACACCCCCCTGAGCGAAGCGCGCATGGTCGCGCTCGCCACCGCCGCCAGCGCCCTCCTCGCCGGCCTCTGGACGGCCCGCACCCGCCCCGGCCCGTTCCGCGTCGCGCTCGCGGCGAGTGCCGGAGGAGTTTTGGGCCTCCTCGCCGGTCTCACGATCTGGGCCAGAGGCGCCCTCCCCACCAGCCTGCTCGTCGCCGCGATCGTCGCCCCCACCTCCACCCTGATCGGCCTGGCGTTCGCGCTGCTCGGTCAGCGAAGCCGCTCGAGGCTCATCCGGCGCGCCCTGGGGGTGGTGGGCCTTCTGCCGATCATCACTCCACCATTCGTGCTGGCCTTCGCGATGATCTTCCTCTTCGGCCGGCGCGGCCTCGTCACCCACCAGCTCCTGGACCTCTCCACCAACGCGATCTTCGGGGTGATCGGCGTCTCCCTCGCGCAGATCCTGGCCTACTCCCCCATCGCGTACCTGGTCCTGCGGGGCACGGTGGAGTCCCTGGACCCGGCCCTGGAGGAGGCCGCGCACACCCTCGGGGCGGGGCGCTGGCACCTGTTCCGCACCGTGACCTGGCCCCTCTTAAAGCCCGGCCTCGCCGCGGCCTTCCTCCTCACGGTCATCGAGTCGCTCGCGGACTTCGGGAACCCGATCATCCTCGGGGGGGACCGCGGGTACCTGGCGACCGAGGTCTTCCTCGCCCTCACCGGCCGTTACGACCCCCACGAGGCCGCCGTGTACGGCACGGTGCTCCTCTTCCTGGTGCTCACCCTCTTCTTCATCCAGCGCGCCTGGCTCGGCCGGACCTCGTTCATCACCGTCACGGGCCGCCCCACAAGCGGGCGCTTCACCCCCCTCCCCCCGCTCCTCGAGGGGGCCCTCCAGGCCGTCTTCCTCGCCTGGGCCGCGCTGGTTTTCGCGCTGTACGGCGCGGTGATCTTCGGGTCGTTCGTCAAGCTCTGGGGCGTGGACAACACCTTCACCCTCCAGCACTACCAGGCCTTCGTGCAGGTCGGCCTGCCCGTGGTGCTCTACACCGCGCGCGTCGCCGCGATCAGCGCGGTGCTCGCCACGCTCGTGGGGTTCATCATCGCCTACCTCATCTCCCGGCAACGCTTCCTGGGCCGGGGCCTGGTCGAGTTCGGCTCGATGCTCTCCTTCGCCACCCCCGGCACGGTGATGGGCGTCGCGTACATCCTGGCTTTTAACACCGGCCCTTGGCTCCTCACCGCGACCCAGACCATCCTGGTGCTCGCCCTCGTCTTCCGCAACATGCCCGTCGCGATCCGCAGCACCATCGCGGGCCTCGCCCAGATCGATCCCAGCCTGGACGAGGCCTCCACCACCCTCCGCGCCAGCTCGAGCACCACCCTGCGCCGCGTGCTCTTCCCTCTCCTCGTCGCGCCCCTCCTCGCCGGGGTCATCTTCGCGTTCGTGCGCGGCATGACCGCGATCAGCCAGGTGATCTTCCTGGTAAGCCCGGGGAACCTGCTCGCCACCGTGCTCCTCCTGGGCTGGGTGGAGTACGGCAACCTGGGCCGCGCCGCCGCGATGGGCACCGTCCTGATCGTCTCAATGCTCCTCGTGATCCTGCTCCTTTTGCGCCTCACGCGCGGTGTCGGCGTGCGCGAGATCGGAGGGGTGCCGTGA
- the ndk gene encoding nucleoside-diphosphate kinase — MERTFCMIKPDGVRRGLTGEILARLEKKGFRIVALKKMRIPRELAERHYAEHKEKPFFPGLVEFITSGPVVAMVLEGPGVIAELRKLMGATNPADALPGTIRGDYATTIDENVIHGSATPEDAEREIRLFFREDEIVG, encoded by the coding sequence ATGGAGCGGACCTTCTGCATGATCAAACCCGACGGCGTGCGGCGCGGCCTTACCGGCGAGATCCTCGCCCGCCTCGAGAAGAAAGGCTTCCGGATCGTGGCCCTGAAGAAGATGCGCATCCCCCGCGAGCTCGCGGAGCGCCACTACGCCGAGCACAAGGAGAAACCCTTCTTCCCCGGCCTGGTCGAGTTCATCACCTCCGGCCCCGTGGTGGCCATGGTCCTCGAGGGGCCCGGCGTGATCGCGGAGCTCCGCAAGCTCATGGGCGCCACCAACCCCGCGGACGCCCTGCCCGGTACGATCCGCGGGGACTACGCCACCACCATCGACGAGAACGTGATCCACGGCTCGGCCACCCCGGAGGACGCCGAGCGCGAGATCCGCTTGTTCTTCCGCGAGGACGAGATCGTAGGCTAA
- a CDS encoding DMT family transporter: MTALALALVLASAVLHATWNLLAKQAADGVPFVWLVAAASTLIYAPVAALAYAHYRPALGGMALVFLGGAALLHVGYFLMLDKSYRSGDLLLVYPLARGTGPLLASAAAIWLFGERPSPLALTGAALIGLGALTLASTPAASPTRPGRRAVGYALLTGTLIASYTLWDKYAVSALLLPPLLYDWATNLGRTLLLSPLAYRRWDGVRRLWRTQRRAVLGVAVLSPLAYILVLTALVFAPVSYVAPAREVSILIGAVMGARLLAEQHGPRRIAAALAMFVGIAALTIG, translated from the coding sequence ATGACCGCGCTGGCGCTCGCCCTGGTTCTCGCTTCCGCCGTGCTGCACGCGACGTGGAATCTGCTCGCCAAACAAGCCGCGGACGGCGTGCCGTTCGTGTGGCTCGTCGCGGCGGCCTCCACCCTCATCTACGCCCCGGTGGCCGCCCTGGCCTACGCGCACTACCGGCCAGCGCTCGGGGGAATGGCGCTCGTGTTCCTCGGGGGAGCGGCTCTGCTGCACGTGGGGTACTTCCTGATGCTGGACAAGAGCTACCGCAGCGGGGACCTTTTGCTCGTCTATCCCCTGGCGCGGGGCACGGGCCCGCTCCTCGCGAGCGCGGCGGCCATTTGGCTTTTCGGGGAACGCCCCTCCCCCCTCGCGCTCACCGGCGCGGCCCTGATCGGCCTGGGGGCCCTGACCCTCGCCAGCACCCCGGCGGCCTCCCCCACCCGCCCCGGCCGGCGGGCCGTGGGGTACGCCCTGCTGACCGGCACCCTGATCGCGAGCTACACCCTGTGGGACAAGTACGCGGTGAGCGCGCTGCTGCTGCCGCCCCTCTTGTACGACTGGGCCACGAACCTAGGGCGCACCCTGCTCCTCTCCCCCCTGGCGTACCGGCGCTGGGACGGGGTGCGGCGCCTCTGGCGGACGCAGCGCCGAGCGGTGCTGGGGGTGGCCGTCCTGAGCCCCCTGGCGTACATCCTGGTCCTTACCGCCCTGGTCTTCGCGCCCGTGAGCTACGTCGCCCCGGCGCGCGAGGTCAGCATCCTGATCGGCGCCGTGATGGGCGCCCGGCTCCTCGCGGAGCAGCACGGCCCGCGCCGCATCGCCGCCGCGCTCGCGATGTTCGTAGGCATCGCGGCGCTAACCATAGGGTAA
- a CDS encoding aldo/keto reductase, which translates to MPALSEHVIGLGTWQWGDRVFWGYGQGYGPEDLKGALEESLKAGVRLVDTAEIYGLGRAERLLGEFLEGRAKPFLVSKFFPYPWRVRRKDLIQALKRSLKRLRVEALDLYLLHWPWPPRSVAFWVEAMVEAYEAGLVRGVGLSNATEAHLEAALAVLSRHGVPLLANQVEYHLLHRTPEVTGLKRLMEQEGIRLMAYSPLAMGWLTGKYTRERPPGGYRNRYRNHPRLDAVLSALKTVAEQRRVAPSQVALAWVIAQGALPIPGAKNPRQAKANAAAANLRLTPEERALLDRASAVEGG; encoded by the coding sequence ATGCCTGCGCTTTCCGAACACGTGATCGGCTTGGGCACCTGGCAGTGGGGGGACCGGGTGTTTTGGGGGTACGGCCAAGGGTACGGGCCGGAGGACCTTAAGGGAGCCCTGGAGGAGAGCCTAAAGGCTGGGGTGCGCCTGGTGGACACCGCGGAGATCTACGGCCTCGGGCGGGCGGAACGGCTGCTGGGGGAGTTTCTCGAGGGGCGGGCAAAGCCCTTTTTGGTCAGTAAATTCTTCCCTTACCCCTGGCGTGTACGCCGCAAGGACCTGATCCAGGCCCTCAAGCGGAGCCTGAAGCGGCTTCGGGTGGAGGCGTTGGACCTGTACCTGTTGCACTGGCCCTGGCCGCCCCGGAGCGTAGCGTTCTGGGTGGAGGCCATGGTGGAGGCCTACGAAGCAGGGCTCGTGCGGGGCGTGGGGCTCTCGAACGCCACGGAGGCGCACCTCGAGGCGGCGCTCGCCGTCTTGTCCCGGCACGGGGTGCCCCTCCTCGCCAACCAGGTGGAGTACCACCTCCTGCACCGCACCCCGGAGGTTACGGGGTTGAAGCGCCTGATGGAGCAGGAAGGGATCCGGCTCATGGCGTACAGCCCCCTGGCCATGGGGTGGTTGACGGGGAAGTACACCCGGGAACGCCCGCCCGGAGGGTACCGGAACCGCTACCGGAACCACCCCCGGCTGGACGCGGTCCTTTCCGCCCTGAAGACCGTGGCCGAGCAGCGGCGGGTCGCTCCGTCCCAGGTGGCCCTGGCCTGGGTGATCGCCCAGGGGGCGCTGCCCATTCCCGGGGCCAAGAACCCCCGGCAGGCCAAGGCCAACGCTGCGGCCGCCAACCTCCGCTTGACGCCGGAGGAGCGGGCCCTTTTGGACCGAGCGAGCGCTGTGGAGGGCGGTTAG
- a CDS encoding CAP domain-containing protein: MGNLTVQYAPASSGLYATPPDVPNCLEGSLTDEAKQRALYTLNFIRALVGLPPVGYDPASDPMVQKASLMFAANNAIDHFPPTSWACYTAEGAEGAKKSNLAIKSSSAPITPLPGEFIVLWADDVNVSKLGHRRWLVDPFLKHVAFGLVDGSPLVGGAAFSVGSAIRVIYAEEADISNLALPFVAYPRGEFPTALLTNDWFFSFGVLADPSGRFNNGDVDYSQAQIRVTDPSGAALSVTEVSFTDPNPTSVMGLPNHLQWKVPGLQDGVTYTVTITNVRVNGTPQDFSYTVHLR, translated from the coding sequence GTGGGGAACCTCACCGTGCAGTACGCCCCGGCCTCGAGCGGCCTCTACGCCACCCCGCCCGACGTGCCCAACTGCCTCGAGGGCAGCCTGACCGACGAGGCCAAACAGCGCGCTTTGTACACCCTGAACTTCATCCGTGCCCTGGTGGGCCTCCCCCCGGTGGGGTACGACCCCGCGAGCGACCCCATGGTGCAGAAGGCCTCGCTGATGTTCGCGGCGAACAACGCGATCGACCACTTCCCCCCGACCAGCTGGGCGTGCTACACGGCCGAGGGCGCCGAGGGCGCGAAAAAGAGCAACCTCGCGATCAAGAGCAGCAGCGCCCCGATCACGCCGCTGCCGGGGGAGTTCATCGTGCTCTGGGCCGACGACGTGAACGTGAGTAAACTCGGGCACCGGCGCTGGCTGGTGGACCCGTTCCTGAAGCACGTGGCCTTCGGGCTGGTGGACGGCTCCCCCCTCGTGGGCGGCGCGGCCTTCAGCGTGGGTTCAGCCATCCGCGTGATCTACGCCGAGGAGGCGGACATCAGCAACCTCGCCCTGCCTTTCGTGGCCTACCCCCGGGGCGAGTTCCCCACCGCTTTGTTAACGAACGACTGGTTCTTCTCCTTCGGGGTGCTCGCGGACCCGAGCGGCCGCTTCAACAACGGCGACGTGGACTACAGCCAGGCCCAGATCCGCGTCACGGACCCGAGCGGCGCGGCGCTCAGCGTGACCGAGGTCAGCTTCACCGACCCGAACCCCACGAGCGTCATGGGCCTTCCCAACCACCTCCAGTGGAAGGTCCCGGGCCTCCAGGACGGCGTGACCTACACCGTCACGATCACCAACGTCCGGGTGAACGGCACACCGCAGGACTTTAGTTACACCGTGCACCTGCGCTAG
- a CDS encoding MFS transporter: MRWALVASGVVIFAALYAPQPLLPGLERAFAVPPGAAGWGMAGPLVALVLFSPLVPRLRLSAGWVLGGGVFGVGVFGVLGAVAPSLGAWVLLRFLQGACLAAVPGLAFALVVRLFPERARVMAGLLVAGNAVGGTLGRVLAGVLAEGLGERWALALVSLPALFLAPFFLVGKERVALEPPRYTPAAWPLLAIGTSLLFVNLFVANLLPYRLEALGFSQGRIGLVYLAYLAGILGSSAAGVFAERVGEARALYAALGVVLVGLGGMLAQGGVGVFAGFALVLFGVFAAQGVAGGLAGRWGSGVSGAYVSAYYLGGALAGGVYPPFVGLDFAASVGVAALVVGLALLSVPRAAPSAGARCN, translated from the coding sequence ATGCGGTGGGCCTTGGTCGCCTCGGGGGTGGTGATCTTCGCGGCGTTGTACGCTCCGCAGCCGCTGTTGCCGGGGCTGGAGCGGGCGTTCGCCGTGCCGCCGGGCGCGGCGGGGTGGGGCATGGCGGGCCCGCTCGTCGCGCTGGTCCTTTTCTCGCCGCTCGTGCCGCGCCTGCGGCTTTCGGCGGGGTGGGTGCTGGGCGGTGGGGTGTTTGGCGTGGGGGTGTTTGGGGTGCTGGGGGCGGTCGCGCCGAGCCTGGGGGCGTGGGTGCTGCTGCGCTTTCTTCAAGGCGCGTGCCTTGCCGCGGTGCCGGGCTTGGCGTTCGCGCTTGTGGTGCGTCTGTTCCCGGAGCGGGCGCGCGTGATGGCCGGGCTGCTGGTCGCGGGGAACGCGGTCGGCGGTACCCTCGGCCGGGTGCTCGCGGGGGTGCTGGCCGAGGGGCTGGGGGAGCGCTGGGCGTTGGCGCTTGTGAGCCTGCCCGCCCTCTTCCTCGCGCCGTTCTTCCTGGTGGGAAAAGAGCGCGTGGCGCTCGAGCCGCCCCGCTACACCCCCGCGGCCTGGCCTTTGCTCGCGATCGGGACGAGTTTGTTGTTCGTGAACCTCTTCGTCGCGAACCTCTTGCCTTACCGCCTGGAGGCCCTGGGGTTCTCCCAGGGGCGGATCGGGCTCGTGTACCTCGCGTACCTCGCGGGAATTCTGGGCTCGAGCGCGGCCGGCGTGTTCGCGGAACGGGTTGGGGAGGCTCGGGCGCTCTACGCGGCGCTCGGGGTGGTGCTTGTGGGATTGGGAGGGATGCTCGCGCAGGGAGGGGTGGGGGTGTTCGCGGGGTTTGCCCTGGTGCTCTTTGGGGTGTTCGCCGCGCAAGGGGTGGCCGGGGGGCTGGCGGGCCGGTGGGGGAGCGGGGTGAGCGGCGCGTACGTGTCGGCCTACTACCTGGGGGGGGCGCTCGCGGGAGGGGTGTATCCGCCCTTCGTGGGACTGGACTTCGCGGCGAGCGTGGGGGTGGCCGCTCTCGTGGTGGGGCTCGCGCTGCTTTCGGTGCCGCGGGCCGCGCCTAGCGCAGGTGCACGGTGTAACTAA
- a CDS encoding ABC transporter ATP-binding protein, whose translation MKLTAAPVRLVAVEKRFDRVIAVDRVSLEIEPGALVTLLGPSGCGKTTTLRLIAGLERPSAGRIFIDEEDVTPLPAHLRDISMVFQNYALFPHMNVFANVAYGLKVQGMHDAEVRRRVGEALELVGLTGLERRAPGALSGGQQQRVALARALVLKPKVLLFDEPLSNLDAKLRKRVRQEIRELQQNLGITAVYVTHDQEEAMAISDRVVVMHAGRIEQIGTPHELYTRPANHFVADFIGSANFLEGTYDGHAVQIGDHRHPHRQAISPGRVTVMVRPEAVRLHPEDAEGLEASVRAVAYLGQRTELLLATPAGLVEAVLPGDHSRRVHQGEVVRLTFDPAGVYLLEPRTP comes from the coding sequence GTGAAGCTCACCGCCGCCCCCGTACGCCTCGTAGCGGTCGAGAAGCGGTTCGACCGGGTGATCGCGGTGGACCGGGTCAGCCTCGAGATCGAGCCCGGCGCCCTCGTCACCCTTCTCGGCCCCTCCGGGTGCGGCAAAACCACGACCCTGCGCCTCATCGCGGGCCTCGAGCGCCCCAGCGCCGGCCGGATCTTCATCGACGAGGAGGACGTCACCCCCCTGCCCGCGCACCTGCGGGACATCAGCATGGTCTTCCAGAACTACGCCCTCTTCCCCCACATGAACGTCTTTGCAAACGTCGCGTACGGCCTTAAGGTCCAGGGCATGCACGACGCGGAGGTGCGGCGGCGCGTGGGCGAGGCCCTCGAGCTCGTGGGCCTCACCGGCCTGGAACGCCGCGCCCCCGGCGCGCTCTCCGGAGGGCAGCAGCAGCGGGTCGCGCTCGCGCGGGCCCTCGTGCTGAAACCCAAGGTCCTCCTATTCGACGAGCCCCTCTCGAACCTGGACGCCAAGCTCCGCAAGCGCGTGCGGCAGGAGATCCGCGAGCTGCAGCAAAACCTCGGCATCACCGCGGTCTACGTGACGCACGACCAGGAGGAAGCCATGGCGATCAGCGACCGGGTGGTGGTGATGCACGCGGGGCGGATCGAACAGATCGGCACGCCGCATGAGCTGTACACCCGGCCCGCCAATCACTTCGTGGCGGACTTCATCGGCTCCGCGAACTTCCTCGAGGGCACCTACGACGGCCACGCCGTCCAGATCGGGGACCACCGCCACCCCCACCGCCAGGCGATCTCACCGGGCCGCGTCACGGTCATGGTGCGCCCCGAGGCTGTGCGGCTCCACCCGGAGGACGCGGAGGGCCTCGAGGCCAGCGTGCGGGCTGTCGCGTACCTGGGCCAGCGCACCGAGTTGCTGCTGGCCACCCCCGCGGGCCTCGTGGAGGCCGTCCTCCCCGGGGACCACAGCCGCCGCGTGCACCAAGGGGAGGTGGTGCGGCTCACCTTCGACCCGGCGGGGGTGTACCTCCTCGAGCCCCGCACGCCCTAG
- a CDS encoding molybdopterin-containing oxidoreductase family protein produces the protein MKRRLTCPLDCPDACSLLVTVEEDRLVKVEGDPNHPITQGFACVKTYRYPERQHHPLRPLHPMRRKGSKGSGVWERITWDEALDAIAERLKAVLDAYGGEAVLPYHYAGTMGLVEQQHPLAFFRAIGASELDETICATAGAAGWEAAYGSPRYGVDPEDVPHARFVILWGINSLATHSHLTPKLKAARKNGAHIVHIDPYENKTSRFADEHIKIRPGTDAALAYALAHVIFAEGLEDRAYLERAAQGVAAFRAAAMEWPPERAERVTGVPAERIRRLAREFAAARASFVRVGYGMTRHPGGASALRAVVLLPALIGAWQYPGGGALLTTSGAFPLNRARLGGAHLLTDPPAPKGYLRPNPRARHVNMNQLATALNALDDPPIQVLFVFNSNPLVVAPNTNGVRKGLMREDLFVVVLEQAMTETAQYADILLPATTFLEHPDLYTAYGHYYLSWNDPVLEPAGEARPNTWVFRELAKRLDLEEETLYWDAERVARSLLDTDHPWLEGITLERLRREGFVRLNLPRPFLPFKDGANTPSGRIAFDPPPPVILTEPEPEYPLILLTPPAHSFLNTTYGHLERLVAAEGGEPVLWMHPVDAEARGLVDGQRVRIRSRHGAVIRRLRVTEAPMPGTVVLEGTWWGVWAPDREPINVLTGEHLTDMGGGSTFHSNPVEVEPAPEA, from the coding sequence ATGAAGCGCCGCCTGACCTGCCCGCTGGACTGCCCGGACGCGTGCAGCCTGCTGGTGACCGTGGAGGAGGACCGGCTGGTGAAGGTCGAAGGGGACCCGAACCACCCCATCACCCAGGGGTTCGCGTGCGTGAAGACCTACCGGTACCCCGAGCGGCAGCACCACCCCTTGAGGCCCCTGCACCCCATGCGGCGCAAAGGCTCCAAAGGCAGCGGGGTGTGGGAACGCATCACCTGGGACGAGGCCCTCGACGCGATTGCCGAGCGGCTCAAGGCGGTGCTGGACGCGTACGGGGGGGAGGCCGTTCTGCCGTACCATTACGCGGGCACGATGGGTCTGGTGGAGCAGCAGCACCCGCTGGCCTTCTTCCGCGCGATCGGCGCTTCGGAACTCGACGAGACGATCTGCGCCACCGCGGGCGCGGCGGGGTGGGAGGCGGCCTACGGCAGCCCCCGCTACGGCGTGGACCCCGAGGACGTCCCGCACGCGCGGTTCGTGATCCTCTGGGGGATCAACAGCCTGGCCACGCACAGCCACCTCACCCCCAAGCTCAAGGCCGCGCGCAAGAACGGCGCGCACATCGTGCACATCGATCCCTACGAGAACAAGACCAGCCGTTTCGCGGACGAGCACATCAAGATCCGGCCCGGCACGGACGCCGCCCTCGCCTACGCCCTCGCGCACGTGATCTTCGCGGAGGGCCTCGAGGACCGGGCCTACCTCGAGCGCGCCGCCCAGGGGGTGGCGGCCTTCCGCGCGGCGGCCATGGAGTGGCCCCCCGAGCGGGCGGAGCGGGTGACGGGCGTGCCGGCCGAACGGATCCGGCGGCTCGCGCGGGAGTTCGCGGCCGCCCGGGCAAGCTTCGTGCGCGTCGGGTACGGGATGACGCGCCACCCGGGCGGGGCGAGCGCGTTGCGGGCCGTGGTCCTCCTCCCGGCCCTGATCGGGGCCTGGCAGTACCCGGGGGGCGGGGCGCTCCTCACCACGAGCGGGGCCTTCCCCCTAAACCGCGCGCGGCTGGGGGGCGCGCACCTCCTGACGGACCCTCCCGCGCCCAAAGGGTACCTCCGCCCCAACCCCCGCGCGCGCCACGTGAACATGAACCAGCTCGCCACCGCCCTGAACGCCCTGGACGACCCCCCCATCCAGGTGCTCTTCGTCTTTAACTCGAACCCGCTCGTCGTCGCGCCCAACACGAACGGCGTGCGTAAAGGCCTCATGCGGGAGGACCTGTTCGTCGTGGTCCTCGAGCAGGCCATGACCGAGACCGCGCAGTACGCGGACATCCTGCTTCCCGCCACGACCTTCCTCGAGCACCCGGACCTCTACACTGCGTACGGGCATTACTACCTCTCCTGGAACGACCCGGTCCTCGAGCCGGCGGGCGAAGCCCGGCCGAACACCTGGGTCTTCCGGGAGCTCGCGAAGCGGCTGGACCTCGAGGAGGAGACGCTGTACTGGGACGCGGAGCGGGTGGCGCGGAGCCTGCTCGACACGGACCACCCCTGGCTCGAGGGGATCACCCTGGAGCGCTTGCGGCGGGAGGGGTTCGTGCGCCTCAACCTGCCGCGGCCCTTTTTGCCGTTTAAGGACGGGGCGAACACCCCGAGCGGCCGGATCGCGTTTGATCCGCCGCCCCCTGTGATCCTGACCGAGCCCGAACCAGAGTACCCCTTGATCCTCCTCACGCCCCCGGCGCACTCGTTCTTGAACACCACGTACGGGCACCTCGAGCGCCTCGTCGCGGCCGAGGGCGGGGAGCCCGTGCTGTGGATGCACCCCGTGGACGCCGAGGCGCGCGGCCTGGTGGACGGGCAGCGCGTCCGGATCCGTTCGCGGCACGGGGCGGTGATCCGTCGGCTTCGGGTTACGGAGGCCCCCATGCCCGGGACGGTGGTCCTAGAAGGCACCTGGTGGGGGGTGTGGGCCCCGGACCGCGAGCCCATCAACGTCCTCACGGGAGAGCACCTGACGGACATGGGGGGCGGCTCGACCTTCCACTCGAACCCGGTGGAGGTGGAGCCGGCCCCCGAAGCCTAG
- a CDS encoding ABC transporter substrate-binding protein — MNVLCSPALPWCEAIAQAFEEATGIKLNFVRLSSGEALARIRAEKENPTFDVWFGGTGDPHLVAFQEGLTEFYKPSIWESLRPELREQIGERYIPLYLGVLGFGVNESVLAERGAPIPRCWKDLADPVYKGLIAMPNPNTSGTAYTTLATLVQIFGEEEAFDLLKQIHQNVAQYTRSGGAPGLLAGRGDVGIAVQFLHDVIGHIKSGFTLTTVVPCEGTGFEIGGLSLIKGAPNREAAIQFIEWALTPEAQALAATANSFQLPSNTNSPVPPESPRPEEVKLIDYDFATFGSPEVRDRLVERWNNEVFPLPR, encoded by the coding sequence GTGAACGTGCTGTGTAGCCCCGCCCTCCCCTGGTGCGAGGCCATCGCCCAGGCCTTCGAGGAAGCCACCGGCATCAAGCTGAACTTCGTGCGCCTCAGCTCGGGCGAGGCCCTCGCCCGCATCCGCGCCGAGAAGGAGAACCCCACCTTCGACGTCTGGTTCGGCGGCACGGGCGACCCGCACCTGGTGGCCTTCCAGGAAGGCCTCACCGAGTTCTACAAGCCCTCCATCTGGGAGAGCCTGCGCCCCGAGCTTCGCGAACAGATCGGAGAACGGTACATCCCCTTGTACCTCGGGGTGCTGGGGTTCGGCGTGAACGAAAGCGTCCTCGCGGAACGCGGCGCCCCCATCCCCCGCTGCTGGAAGGACCTGGCGGACCCCGTCTACAAGGGCCTGATCGCCATGCCCAACCCCAACACCTCCGGTACGGCCTACACCACCCTCGCCACCCTCGTGCAGATCTTCGGGGAGGAGGAAGCCTTTGATCTGCTCAAGCAGATCCACCAGAACGTCGCGCAGTACACCCGCTCCGGCGGCGCGCCGGGCCTCCTCGCGGGCCGCGGGGACGTGGGCATCGCGGTGCAGTTCCTGCACGACGTGATCGGGCACATCAAGAGCGGCTTCACCCTCACCACCGTCGTGCCCTGCGAAGGCACCGGGTTCGAGATCGGCGGCCTGAGCCTGATCAAGGGCGCCCCCAACCGGGAGGCCGCCATCCAGTTCATCGAGTGGGCCCTTACCCCCGAAGCGCAGGCCCTCGCCGCAACTGCCAACTCCTTCCAGCTGCCTTCCAACACCAACAGCCCCGTACCCCCGGAATCCCCCCGGCCTGAGGAGGTCAAGCTGATCGACTACGACTTCGCCACCTTCGGCAGCCCCGAGGTGCGCGACCGGCTGGTCGAGCGCTGGAACAACGAGGTCTTCCCGCTCCCGCGCTAG